Proteins encoded in a region of the Rutidosis leptorrhynchoides isolate AG116_Rl617_1_P2 chromosome 9, CSIRO_AGI_Rlap_v1, whole genome shotgun sequence genome:
- the LOC139868439 gene encoding F-box protein At2g35280-like: protein MDDRVRQLNILEDLPKDMLVEILSRVSQNSSAQLFMVKLVWKAIEKHSEDAFVYKKLSFDRWCISPWGNHKLYHIFIFSMYFGNPNAIFRYGLRAYFDSINPDIGLRLLEKASNMQLKEACYVYGLVMFAFNQIEEKDIGLQILNQTFPPVPDLVVEVRFKVFDLLRRCWVLFINHPFDDVATCCTIKGHNGYFPLDLGWEIILTKPECMSCFWSYELRVFAERFGFN, encoded by the coding sequence atggatgATAGGGTTAGACAACTGAACATTCTAGAAGATCTTCCAAAAGATATGCTTgtggaaatattgtctagagttagTCAGAATTCATCCGCTCAATTGTTTATGGTGAAGTTGGTTTGGAAAGCAATTGAGAAGCATTCCGAGGATGCTTTCgtttataaaaagctttcctttgataggtggtgtaTCTCACCTTGGGGAAACCATAAGTTGTACCATAtctttattttttctatgtattttggaAACCCTAATGCGATTTTTCGCTATGGTTTGAGGGCTTATTTTGATTCTATAAACCCTGATATAGGGCTTCGTTTATTAGAAAAAGCTTCGAATATGCAACTTAAAGAGGCATGTTATGTTTATGGTTTGGTCATGTTTGCCTTTAACCAAATAGAGGAAAAGGACATCGGATTACAAATTCTTAATCAAACATTTCCACCGGTGCCAGATTTGGTGGTTGAGGTGAGATTTAAGGTTTTTGATTTGTTGCGTCGCTGTTGGGTATTATTTATCAACCATCCTTTTGATGACGTCGCAACATGCTGCACAATCAAGGGccacaatggttattttccacttGACCTTGGGTGGGAAATTATATTGACTAAACCAGAATGCATGTCTTGTTTTTGGTCCTATGAGTTGCGTGTTTTTGCTGAACGATTTGGGTTTAACTAG